In Calderihabitans maritimus, the DNA window GAAACTATCCTGTTTGGCAGCATTTTTACTAACCATCTTTCCACTTCCTTAGAAAAAATAAAGATTTTTAATTTTTTACTTCTTAAAATTACTTACCTAGTTTCTTTATGAACTGTATGGGTCTTGCAGCGAGGGCAAAACTTTTTCAGCTCAATCCGGTCAGGATTGTTTCTCTTGTTTTTAGTAGTGGTATAGTTTCTGCTTTTACAC includes these proteins:
- the rpmG gene encoding 50S ribosomal protein L33; this translates as MAAVRVGITLACTECKSRNYTTTKNKRNNPDRIELKKFCPRCKTHTVHKETR